Part of the Sulfobacillus acidophilus DSM 10332 genome, ATCGCCACCGTTAACTGCCGCTGATGCTTCGCGCAGTTGCCGGATATACGGCGGGGAAGGATTTTCCCTCGTTCCGTAATATACCGACGTAGCCGGGTGGCTTCCTTAAAATCGACGTGATCGATTTTATCCACACAAAATCCACAAACTTTCTTTTTGGGCCGCCGCCCACGTTCCTTGCGCATGAATTCCCTCCTCTCTCCGATTAAAAGGGTAAGTCATCCGGCAGCTCCGTTTCGTCCGCGCCAAACGACTCCATCGCTCCGCCTTGTGCATCACGGGGCCGATCCAAGAAGCGTACGCTGTCGCAGACCACTTCCGCCACCCGGCGTTTCGTGCCGTCCTGCGCTTCGTAGCTGCGGATTTGTAGTCGGCCTTCCACAGCTGCCAAGCGTCCCTTCGTCAGATGGTTACCGACGGTCTCGCCTAATTTACGCCACGCGATACAATCTATAAAATCGGTTTCCCGCTGGCCTTGTTGATTAGAAAACGGCCGATCCACCGCCAGGGTAAACGACGCGACAGGCACCCCTTGAGGGGTATAACGCATTTCCGGGTCACGGGTCAGCCGCCCGATTAACACAACGCGATTTAGCATGGTGGTTTTCTCCTAATCGTCTAAACGAACCACGATTGAGCGAATAACATCGTCATTGATGCGTAAAATACGAGTGATTTCGTTGGCGATGTCGCCGCTACCGGTAAAGTTGACAACGACGTAAAACCCTTCCGTGTAGCCTTGAATTTCGTAGGCCAACTTGCGACGGCCCCATTTGTCGGTTTTCTCGACAGCGCCGCCGGCCGTCTGAATCATCTGGGAGAACTTTTCAATGTCCTCCTGCAAGGCTTCATCGCCGAGATCGGGTTTCAAAATATACATGAGCTCATATTGAGCCAAAGCTTGTCACCTCCTCTGTGGACTCCCGCTTTGCGGGGGGCTCCGAACACCGGAGCAGGGTGGTGTGGGCATACGGACCCAAACATGGTAAGTATAACAGCCTGATGCGTCGGGCGCAACGATTAACCGGGTTCATCCGTTACATGGGGCCAATGCTGGCGCACCGCTTTTTCGAAGGTTTTCCGAGGCATCATCACCCGATGGCCACACCCTTGGCACACCAAGGCAAAGTCAATCCCGGTCCGGGTAATGATCCAGCGCTTACTTCCGCACGGGTGGGGTTTTTTCAGTTCCACAATATCGTGCAAATTATAGTGAGGACGCGTTTTGTCCATGGACGTATCCTTTCACCTGGCCCGCTAAGGGTAGCTCTTCCTCATATAATAGGCCCGCAATTCGGTGGCGCAACAGTTTCGTCAGCCCGGCCGCGGTCTCCGGCTCCGCAGGCGCCTGAAGGGCCCAGACAACTTGGCCGGGGGCTAAATCCTGAATTCCTAATACGGTGAGGCCCGGAATCTGATCCGCTAGCGTCTCGGCCAATCGAGTTAAAGCGCTCTCCACCCGGTGTGGGTCGAGATTCGGATCGAGAGGCACTTTCACCGTAATCAGGGTCTGTTCTCGTGAGTGATTTTGCACTTCTAATATGAGCCGATTGGGGACAATCGTGAGTTCCCCCTGAGGCCCCGCCAACCGGGTAACCCGGAGACCCAACTCGGTCACCACCCCGGTCAAATTGAGGGCAGGCAGCGTAATTTTATCGCCCACGCGATATTGATCTTCATACAGCAAAAAGAGTCCCGTTACAATGTCTTGCACTAATCCTTGGGCACCAAAACTGACGGCCAGACCGACGATGCCGGCACCCGCCACCAAGGATGTGGTGGGCACGCCGAATATATCCAACGCGGTCAGAATCGCGACAAAATCGACCGTATAACGCAGCACGGACGTCAATAACCGGTACAGCGTGGCCCGCCGTTGCTGGATTGCCGCTTCGGCCGGGCGGTGTTCCAAGTGGCGGAAAAAGCGCGCCCCGCCTTTGACCAGACTGCCCGCCACGACAACGACGACGGCGGCTTCAATGGCATGTAAAAGGAGATGCGGCGGCCAATGGATCATAAGTAGAGGCCTCCCGGGATCTTGGCCAAACGACCGACCCAACTCACCAACCAACTCGCCAACGGAGCTTTATGAATCGCCCCCAAAAGAGGGGTATGGGCAAACACGGGAACGGTCAAAATCAAGACCATGACCAATCCGGCGACAATGCCGTGCTCAAATAGCCCCGCCACGACGCCCCCTATGCGGTCGACGAGTCCGGTTACCCGAAAGGAATGAACCGTACGCGAAATGATTTGGCCGATGACGCGTCCCAAACCTTCGGCAAGCCCGACCAGGAGGAGAAACACGATCAGCGCCATTAAGCTTTGGATTAAATGCAGGGCTTGGCGATGCACGCTCGGAATGGTCGCCGCGGCCTGCGGTATCAGGTGAAAGACGGTCCGGTGAATCGTCGGTTGCCGAAGGAGCCAACGGGTCAGGCGAGTCTCTTCATGGCTGGCCACCACCAGTCCGACCACATAACCGAGCACGCTAAACACGACCGACACCAGTCCCCGGCGTAAGCCATACCATGCGCCTAGCAATAGATAGAGGGCTAACGAGGCGTTAATCCAGCCTGTCACGCGAATCCCCCTTTCCCTTATCGACTTGAAGCCGCCGGTTGCCACCAAGCTAAGAGATAGGCCATCAAGACCGCCGGTAACGCCGGGTCAATAGGGCCGCCACCATGCGCTACCAGAAGGTGTGCGGTAATCCAGGTCACCACCCCGCCGAGGCCGGTGATCAGAAAATCGGTTACCGCCCGATTGGCCGTGAGACGGCCTGTCCCCTGAATGCTGATACCGATCGCGGCCGCCAGCCAGGCCAACCAAAAAACCAGCAACACCTCGAAAAGTGACGGGTGAGGTGCCGGCATTACCGTGAGAAGCGTCGGAGGTAACAGCAGCGATACGAGTAGCCCCGCCGTCAACCGCCAGTGTCCATGGCGTTTTGTGCGTCTATTCATCGGTGAACACCCGCCGACAGAATCACGATCACCCCTATTGCGGCTAATATCCAAGGCCAGTAGATGAACCACCCGGTCGATTGTCCCTTTTGCGTCAGGAACCGACGCCGCTCGGCGTCGCCTTCCAAGCGTTGTGAGCGTTTAAAGTGGCGCACAAAGGCACCCATTTGACCGTCCCGACGATAAGCGACGGCTAAATTCCGATGCGCCGGGGCATATTCCGGGTCCACCTCTAACGCCAAATGATAATGCTGGATGGCCGTCGCGATATCGCCCCGTTCCAGGCAAATATTCCCCATATTGGTCAGTGCCGGCACATGGAGGCGGTCACGAGCCAGTGCTTCGAGAAAAAAATGCTCCGCCTGTTCCAGTTGACCCGTTTCCGCCAAAATCACTCCCATTTTATTGTACCCTTCCGGGCGGTCAGGGAAGCGATCGATCAGCTCTTGAAAAGTCTTCAACGCCTCTTCCCGATCGCCGCGTTGCCAATAGGCGTTACCGCGGGACAACAATTGTTGTCCTTGCTCGTCCCACTGAATCACGATGCCTGGTCATCCTTCCCGGAGTGGTTTCGACCGGTTGACGATTAGCGGCAACCATAAGAGCAAGGAGACGGCGCCCATTACGGGATAGAGACGAGCCACTAATTGGCCGAAGGGCAAACCGGCGGCGGGTACCACCAGGACGAGTGCCCAGAGCCAACGACGGCCGTAGTGTGTTCGTATGGCCAACGCTTCTCCCACACCGGTCGTAAACAACGCCACCCATAAGCTCATCGCATAGAGCCGTCCCCATTGGCGACCGATCAGGGTCGCCAAATCCACCATCGGCAAATCCCGCACGGTTTCGAGGCGCAGTAAGGCGTGCACCTCCGCCGCGGCCAGCACCACCAAAATCCCGGTACCGGTCAGCGCCGCCTTAAGCGACGCCCGAGGCGACGGCATCGCACGGCCTAGGGCCATCAAAACCGCCATGGCGGTAAAGATATTATACGACAGATACGTCAATGCCGAGAGCATCCATTCATGCGGGGAAGAGACCGGTATCGGTTGCGCCGTCCATTCCCAGGTGCGATAAGAAACAAAGAGCGTCAACACGATGAGAAACGGTAATAAGAGGGTATTGACCCACTTCACGGCATTGGTGCCGCGTTCGACGACGACCAGGGTGGCCATAATCGTGATGAAGGCGCCTAAGCCGACGGGCCAGCGAATCAAGTGGTTTAACGCCGTGCCTCCGCCCGCGCCCACGACGGCGACGCCGATGACCAAAAACCCCAACACGACGGCATCGAGCACCGGTACCGCCCATGTCGGATAGGTATTTTTCAAGAGCTTGTCGATGGTCAATGACGGATCGTGGCGGCCGGTTTCCATGGCCAACCAACTGAGCAAGGCTAAAACGGCTCCGGTGACGAGCAGCGCCGGCGCGGCACCCCAGGTCCCGTGACGCGCAAAAAACTGCCAGATTTCCTGACCGCTGGCAAAGCCGGCTCCAATGACGGTTCCGGTGTATACCAATGCGGCCGGCAGCCACGAGGATTTCATCGAATCTGTCCCCCTCCCGGTACATCTATATCCGAGCTCGGGTAAAATAATTGAAGATATTTCAAGTTTATTTCGGAGGGCGATGGGATCATGGCAAACCGCGATTTGGGTTTTTCGGACCGCAATGATCTGCCCACCCTTCGCCGCATCGCGTTGAGCCACCCGGCGGTCAGCGTCGAAGTCGCCCTGGCCTTGAGTCGGCTGTGGCGGCAATTGGGGCCGCCGGAAGTCATTGTGTGTATTGGCACCGACCGGGCAACCGGTGATGCGCTCGGGCCGTTGGTCGGCACCTATTTAGGGGAGGTGGAGGGCTTTCCCGTGCCCATCGTCGGCAATTTGGAAGAGCCGATTCACGCCGTTAATTTACGACAATGGATCGAAAGCCGTCCGGAATGGCGGACCCGTCGGCTATTGGCCATTGACGCCTCACTCGGCAAACCGGAGGAAGTCGGGATGCTGTCGGTCGGCTTGGGCCCGCTGCGCCCCGGCGCCGGCGTGAACAAGGATTTACCGGCCCTCGGGACCTATTTTATTACCGGAACGGTCAATGTCGGCGGCTTTCTGGATTATTTTGTGCTCCAAAACACCCGTCTCTCCCTTGTTATGAAAATGGCCCGCGCCATTAGCGTGGGCCTTCAACAGAGTTTTTCTATGCTTTAGGTTGCCGAACATTCATCGCCATATCGATGGCTTGTTTTTCTTCCTGGCTTAACGTATAGCGGCTGCCTTGGCGTTCCACCGGTTTGGCGTATAGTCGCACTTCGTCGCGAGCCCAAAGACTCGTAATGACGACCCCGTCCCCTTCGTCGTTTAACATGGCCAGCGAAAAGGAGAGGTCGGATCCCGTGTCAAGAAAGGGATTGAAACGGACCAGGCCCACGCGATTTAATACGGCGCGCCCCCGGGTTTCCAATTGGCCCACCCGTTCCGTCAGGGCGGCGAGGTGGTCCTGTAAGGTGCCGACATCTTGGTTGACCGTTGCCAGTAGGGTTTCCCAGCCTTCCGGTCGGTGGCTTCCGATGAGTTTGTCCCAGCGTCGGCGGGTACGGCGACCGGCGGCTAGCGCCCAGAATGCCACGACCAGGGCGATGACGGCCAGCCCTCCGGCTGCCACTGCGATATCCCAGGCGTTAATCGCCATCACGATAATTCCTCCCAATCGATTTAAACGAAGGACAAGCCCAAATGTTTCAAC contains:
- a CDS encoding 30S ribosomal protein S18 (PFAM: Ribosomal protein S18~TIGRFAM: ribosomal protein S18~COGs: COG0238 Ribosomal protein S18~HAMAP: 30S ribosomal protein S18~InterPro IPR001648~KEGG: sth:STH3319 30S ribosomal protein S18~PFAM: Ribosomal protein S18~SPTR: 30S ribosomal protein S18;~TIGRFAM: Ribosomal protein S18), which codes for MRKERGRRPKKKVCGFCVDKIDHVDFKEATRLRRYITERGKILPRRISGNCAKHQRQLTVAIKRSRIMALLPFTIE
- a CDS encoding single-strand binding protein (PFAM: Single-strand binding protein family~TIGRFAM: single stranded DNA-binding protein (ssb)~COGs: COG0629 Single-stranded DNA-binding protein~InterPro IPR011344:IPR000424~KEGG: tmr:Tmar_2354 single-strand binding protein~PFAM: Primosome PriB/single-strand DNA-binding~SPTR: Single-stranded DNA-binding protein;~TIGRFAM: Single-strand DNA-binding), with protein sequence MLNRVVLIGRLTRDPEMRYTPQGVPVASFTLAVDRPFSNQQGQRETDFIDCIAWRKLGETVGNHLTKGRLAAVEGRLQIRSYEAQDGTKRRVAEVVCDSVRFLDRPRDAQGGAMESFGADETELPDDLPF
- a CDS encoding SSU ribosomal protein S6P (PFAM: Ribosomal protein S6~TIGRFAM: ribosomal protein S6~COGs: COG0360 Ribosomal protein S6~HAMAP: Ribosomal protein S6, bacterial-like~InterPro IPR020814:IPR000529~KEGG: chy:CHY_0035 30S ribosomal protein S6~PFAM: Ribosomal protein S6, bacterial-like~SPTR: 30S ribosomal protein S6;~TIGRFAM: Ribosomal protein S6), which gives rise to MAQYELMYILKPDLGDEALQEDIEKFSQMIQTAGGAVEKTDKWGRRKLAYEIQGYTEGFYVVVNFTGSGDIANEITRILRINDDVIRSIVVRLDD
- a CDS encoding protein of unknown function DUF951 (PFAM: Bacterial protein of unknown function (DUF951)~COGs: COG4481 conserved hypothetical protein~InterPro IPR009296~KEGG: sth:STH3322 hypothetical protein~PFAM: Protein of unknown function DUF951, bacterial~SPTR: Putative uncharacterized protein) is translated as MDKTRPHYNLHDIVELKKPHPCGSKRWIITRTGIDFALVCQGCGHRVMMPRKTFEKAVRQHWPHVTDEPG
- a CDS encoding MscS Mechanosensitive ion channel (PFAM: Mechanosensitive ion channel~COGs: COG0668 Small-conductance mechanosensitive channel~InterPro IPR006685~KEGG: pth:PTH_2903 small-conductance mechanosensitive channel~PFAM: Mechanosensitive ion channel MscS~SPTR: Small-conductance mechanosensitive channel); this encodes MIHWPPHLLLHAIEAAVVVVVAGSLVKGGARFFRHLEHRPAEAAIQQRRATLYRLLTSVLRYTVDFVAILTALDIFGVPTTSLVAGAGIVGLAVSFGAQGLVQDIVTGLFLLYEDQYRVGDKITLPALNLTGVVTELGLRVTRLAGPQGELTIVPNRLILEVQNHSREQTLITVKVPLDPNLDPHRVESALTRLAETLADQIPGLTVLGIQDLAPGQVVWALQAPAEPETAAGLTKLLRHRIAGLLYEEELPLAGQVKGYVHGQNASSL
- a CDS encoding Colicin V production protein (PFAM: Colicin V production protein~InterPro IPR003825~PFAM: Colicin V production protein) yields the protein MTGWINASLALYLLLGAWYGLRRGLVSVVFSVLGYVVGLVVASHEETRLTRWLLRQPTIHRTVFHLIPQAAATIPSVHRQALHLIQSLMALIVFLLLVGLAEGLGRVIGQIISRTVHSFRVTGLVDRIGGVVAGLFEHGIVAGLVMVLILTVPVFAHTPLLGAIHKAPLASWLVSWVGRLAKIPGGLYL
- a CDS encoding Tetratricopeptide TPR_2 repeat-containing protein (PFAM: Tetratricopeptide repeat~InterPro IPR019734:IPR001440:IPR013105~KEGG: hor:Hore_23400 TPR repeat-containing protein~PFAM: Tetratricopeptide TPR2; Tetratricopeptide TPR-1~SMART: Tetratricopeptide repeat~SPTR: TPR repeat-containing protein), with protein sequence MIQWDEQGQQLLSRGNAYWQRGDREEALKTFQELIDRFPDRPEGYNKMGVILAETGQLEQAEHFFLEALARDRLHVPALTNMGNICLERGDIATAIQHYHLALEVDPEYAPAHRNLAVAYRRDGQMGAFVRHFKRSQRLEGDAERRRFLTQKGQSTGWFIYWPWILAAIGVIVILSAGVHR
- a CDS encoding hypothetical protein (COGs: COG3949 Uncharacterized membrane protein~KEGG: tjr:TherJR_1414 hypothetical protein~SPTR: Putative uncharacterized protein); its protein translation is MKSSWLPAALVYTGTVIGAGFASGQEIWQFFARHGTWGAAPALLVTGAVLALLSWLAMETGRHDPSLTIDKLLKNTYPTWAVPVLDAVVLGFLVIGVAVVGAGGGTALNHLIRWPVGLGAFITIMATLVVVERGTNAVKWVNTLLLPFLIVLTLFVSYRTWEWTAQPIPVSSPHEWMLSALTYLSYNIFTAMAVLMALGRAMPSPRASLKAALTGTGILVVLAAAEVHALLRLETVRDLPMVDLATLIGRQWGRLYAMSLWVALFTTGVGEALAIRTHYGRRWLWALVLVVPAAGLPFGQLVARLYPVMGAVSLLLWLPLIVNRSKPLREG
- a CDS encoding sporulation protein YyaC (PFAM: Protein of unknown function (DUF1256)~TIGRFAM: putative sporulation protein YyaC~InterPro IPR009665~KEGG: tjr:TherJR_2993 sporulation protein YyaC~PFAM: Protein of unknown function DUF1256~SPTR: Sporulation protein YyaC;~TIGRFAM: Protein of unknown function DUF1256), translated to MANRDLGFSDRNDLPTLRRIALSHPAVSVEVALALSRLWRQLGPPEVIVCIGTDRATGDALGPLVGTYLGEVEGFPVPIVGNLEEPIHAVNLRQWIESRPEWRTRRLLAIDASLGKPEEVGMLSVGLGPLRPGAGVNKDLPALGTYFITGTVNVGGFLDYFVLQNTRLSLVMKMARAISVGLQQSFSML
- a CDS encoding hypothetical protein (KEGG: sth:STH3328 hypothetical protein~SPTR: Putative uncharacterized protein); the protein is MAINAWDIAVAAGGLAVIALVVAFWALAAGRRTRRRWDKLIGSHRPEGWETLLATVNQDVGTLQDHLAALTERVGQLETRGRAVLNRVGLVRFNPFLDTGSDLSFSLAMLNDEGDGVVITSLWARDEVRLYAKPVERQGSRYTLSQEEKQAIDMAMNVRQPKA